Sequence from the Amycolatopsis sp. NBC_00345 genome:
CCCGACAACACTGCTTTTACTATCACCTACAGTCAATACACCGCGCAGGTCGGCGTGGGCGCACACCCGACAGACTTCCGCAAGAATTGCCAGATCGACCTTCGCGTGCACGTGCCACAGGGTTTCACCTATGGAATCGCTGCTGCGGACTACCGCGGCTTCGCACATGTCGAAGCCGGCGCAAGCGGCCTGGAGCGAGCGAACTACTATTTCCAGGGAAACTCGCCGACCCAGTACGAGAGTCATCCGATCAGCGGGTTCTTCGATGACGACTGGCAGTTCTCGGATTCGACGGACGTCAGCGCGATCGTCTACAAGCCGTGTGGCGAGGAGCGCAACCTCAACGTCAACACGGAATTGCGGGCGTATGCCGGTACCTCCGACCCGGCGAGCACGACGAGTTTCGTGACGATGGACTCGACGGACGGCAGCGTCAAGACCATTTACCACTTCGCCTGGAAGACCTGTCCGTAACAGCGCGCGACCCGGACCCGCGAGTGCTCCGCCCTTCCGGCACTCGCGGGTCCGTCTGTGTGTCCCAGGCCGGACCTCAGCCTTACTGCTGCCCGAGAGGTTGTGCGCGCAGCAGCCGCCGCGCGCAGACTGCCGGCCAACGAGGACGCCATGCTCTGCCACGGCGACGGAGCCGCTTGGTGACCGGCTGCGCGGCAACGTCGGCAGACTTCGTTCGCACGTCGACACGCACGACCACAGCCGCATTCCCTTGGCGGAGGAACCCGGCTGGCCCTTCTGCCGACGAACGCGACCGCATCCGTGCCGCGAGGAACCGTATCCTGAACGACGTCTCGGAGTGTTCCAACGGGGCGTTGACCATCGTCGCCTCGTGCTGGAGGCCGAGGTCCCTCCCATCGCTTTGATCCAGAGTCCGCGAAGACGGCGGAGGAACCAGCGAGCTCGCGTCCCGGCTGCGCGCCGATGTTCCCGCCCTCGTCCGGGTGGTCAATGAGCTCACTCTGGCGATTCATGACCTTCACGAGGCGCTGGGCGGCGCAGGCGCCGCTCGGCGACCTGCTCACCTTCCGGCCGGCGGGTTCGTCGGACGCCGTTGCGAATAGTTCAAGCTCAGTGAATGGAGGGAGCTGCCGCTGCACGGTGGTCTGTCCCGATCCGACGAACGCCTTGTCGATCATGTTGGTGACGTGGGCGATGATCGTGTCGGCGTCGGGGGAGCGGTCGTCGCGAACGGCTATGGCGAGACCTCTGCCGGTGCCGGCAAGGCCTGGCTCGCCGCGATCCCGGCGGCGATGTCCGCGGCGGGCTGCGCGGCCGGCTCGCAGATCATCAGCCAGCGCAGTGATCGGCGGCAGCCCTTCCTGGCGCGCGAAGAAGGCCGAGACCCCGCTGCACCCAGGCCGCAGTTCCCTTGTCGTCGACCACGGGCGGCCTTTTCGAGGCCGATGGGCGCTCGCGCGCGGCCGGACGGCGGCGGGTGACGACGGGAGGCTCCCCGCCGCGTCGTCGCCCGCCGCTGCGCCGCACCACCGGGGCGAGCGGACCGCCTGACCGTGGCCGTCGCGGGTACGGCACGACCCCCAAGACGCGCCGTACCCGCTGAGGCGAATTCCGAGCACCTCGCGAGTGGTACAGACAGGTCTATCCGGAGCCGATGACAGCTCGATGACAGCTGCCTGCCGGTGGGCGAAAGCGGCTCGGGACCGCGGCCTCCTTCGGGTAAGGTCCGGCCAAGCGGAAGTGCACGGACGTGAGGTGGTCGGCTGTGGTTTTCGGAGTCCGGGGGACCACCCTGCCGGACCGCGAGGTGCGGACCTTCGTGGTCGACGGCGACCGGTTGCGGGAGGGGCCCTGCGAGGACCTGCTCTCTGACGGCGGCTGGATCCTGCCCGGCCTCGTGGACATGCACACGCATCCGGGCTCGGACGGGCCGTCGGACCCGTTCGAGGACGAGAAGCTGCGCCGCCACCTCGAACTGCACCGGGACGCGGGTGTGCTGCTGGTGCGGATACCGGGCTCCACGGTCCGGATCCCGGACTGGGCCGGCGCGGACCCCGCGCTGCCGCGGATCCACTCGGCCGGGCGGTGGCTGGCCCCGCCCGGCTGCTTCTACCCGGGTTACGGGCGGGAGATCAGCGAGGACGAGCTGGCCGTCGCCGCGGTCGAGGAGGCCAAGGCGGCCGGGGGCTGGTGCAAGATCATCGGCGACTGGGAGCCCGGCGAGCCCTCGGTCCCGCTCGAGGTGCTCACCGCGGCCGTGGCGGCGGTGCACGACATCGGCGCCCGGGTGGCGGTGCACTGCCAGACCGCGGAGGGCGGCCGCAACGCCGTGTTCGCCGGCGCCGACAGCATCGAGCACGGCATGCACTTCGACGTGACCCTGCTGGACCGGATGGCGGCCCAGGGCACTGCGCTGGTCCCCACCTTCACCACTTTCGCCGACATCGCCGCCCGGGCCCGCGAACGGGAGCCGAGCCCGCTGCGGGACTGGCTGCTCGCGGGCTGGGAGGGTATGCCGGCCGTTGTCCGGGCGGCCCACGAAGCGGGCGTCACGGTGCTCGCCGGGACCGACTGCGCGCCCTACGGCAACATCACCACGGAGATCGGCTGGCTGCTGCGGGCCGGGCTGCCGCCGGAGGCCGCGGTCGGCGCCGCGTCCTGGACCGCGCGCGAGTGGCTGGGCGAGCCGGGCCTCACCGACGGCGCCCCGGCCGACCTCGTGGTCTACGCGGAGGACCCCACCGTGGCCCCGGAGGTCCTGACCGACCCGAAGCGGATCATCCTCTGTGGACGGGTGGTGCGCTGATCACCCGGCACTACCGGCCCGACCAGGGGGGAGTGGGTACTTGACCGAAGGCCAGGCTCCCGAATTCGGCGTCCTCGGGCCGTTGTCCGCGGTCGCCGGGGGCCGTCCTGTCCAGCTCGGCTCGGCCAAGACCCGCATCACGCTCGCGAGCCTGCTGCTGAGGGCGAACCACGTGGTCTCGGTCGAGGAGCTGATCGACCGGCTGTGGAACGGCGAGCCCCCGAAGGGCGCCCGGAACGCGGCGCAGGCCTACGTGATGCGGCTGCGCAACGTGCTGGGCGAGGCCGGTGGCCTGATTCGCACGCAGCCCGCCGGTTACCTCCTCGCGGCCACGCCGGGGATGCTGGACCTCGGCCGGTTCCACACCCGGGTAGCCGCGGCGGCGCGGGCCCGCGCCGCCGCCGACCCCGCCGGGGAGGCCCGCGAGCTGCGAGCCGCGCTGGCGCTCTGGCGGGGCGTCCCGCTGGCCGACGTGCCGTCCGAGGTGATCCAGGCCCAGGAGGTCACGCGGCTGGCCGAGGAACGGCTGAAGTCCTGGGAACGACTGGTCGACGTCGAGCTGGAGCTGGGCCGGCACACCGAGCTGATCGGCGAGCTCTACACGCTCACCGAGGAAAACCCGCTGCGCGAACGCTTCTGGGGCCAGCTGATGCTGGCCCTGTACCGGTCGGGCCGGCCGGGCGACGCACTCGGCGTGTACCGCAAGGTCACCGCGCTGCTGCGGGACGAGCTGGGGATCGATCCCGGCGAGCCGCTGCGGCAGCTGCACCAGCGGATCCTGCTCAGCGACCGGGCCCCGGCCGCCCCCGCGCCGGCCGCCGCCTGGACCGCGCCGTTCCAGCTCCCGGCCGACGTCGCCGACTTCGTCGGCCGGGATGGCCTGCTGGACCGGATCCGTGAGCTGGTCGTCCGGCCGGCCGGGAACCGGCTGGCGGTGCCGATCGTGCTGCTCGCGGGCCCGCCCGGCATCGGCAAGACCGCGCTGGGGGTGCACGCCGGGCACGGGTTGCGGGCCGAGTTCCCCGACGGCGTCCTGCACGTCAACCTGCGGGGTTACGCCACCAGCCCGCCGCTGGCCGCGACCGACGCGCTGGCCCGGTTCCTCCGCGCGCTCGGCGTCGTCCCGGACCGCATCCCGCACGAGGTCGACGAGCAGAGCACCCTGCTGCGTTCCCTGCTGAGCGGCCGGCGCGTGCTGATGGTCCTGGACAACGCGGCGAGCCCGGAGCACGTCCGGCCCCTGCTGCCCTCGGACCCGTCCTGCGCGGTGCTGATCACCAGCCGGGACGAACTCCGGGGGCTCGTCGCGCTCGACGGCGCCCGGCGCCTGCCGGTCGGGGTCGTCTCGGCGGCGGAGGGCCGGGCGATGGTCGCCAACATCGTGGGCGCCGAGCGCGTCGCGGCGGAACCGGTGGCGGCCGACGCGCTCGGCGCGGCCTGCGGCTACCTCCCGCTCGGGCTGCGGATCGCCTCGACGAACCTGGCGGACTCGGCGAGCCGATCCATCGCGGAGTACGTCGAACGCCTGCGCCCGGGCGCCAAGCTCGACGCGATGGAGATCGAGGGCGACGAGCAGGCCGCCGTGCGGCTCGCGTTCGACCTGTCCTACAGCACGGTGAAGCCCGCGCTGTCCCAGTTCTTCCGGATGGTGGGCGGCATCCCCGGCCCGGACTTCGACCATCTGGCCGCGGCCGCGGTGGCGGAGAAGGACCCGGACGAGGCCCAGCGCATGCTCGACCGGCTCGCGACCACGAACCTGATCGGCACCGCCGGCCCCGGGCGGTTCCACTTCCACGACCTGATCAAGGAGTTCGCTGCGGAGCGGGCCCGCGAACAGGACCCGGCCCGGGACCGCGAGGCCGCACTGACCCGGCTGTTCGCCTGGTACCGGCAGCGGACCTACGCCGCGTGCCGGCTGCTCTATCCCGACGCTCACCTGCTCGGGTCCGCGGAGCCGGAGGGCCCGCCGTGGCCGGATTCCGCGACCGCGCTGGAGTGGCTGGAGACCGAGGCGGAGAACCTGGTCGCGCTCGTGTGCGCGCAACCGGCCGGGGCGCCGGTCTGGGAACTCGCCTACGCCCTGCTGTCCTACCTTCAGCGGGGCCGGCAGGATTCGCTCTGGCAGTCCGCCTTCACCGGCGGGCTGGCCGCGGCCGAACGCGCCGGTGACCGGCTCGGGCAGGCCGCCGTCCATCGGGCGATCGGCCGCATGTGGTTCCACCACGCCGATTACGCCGAAGCCGAAGCGCACATGAAGGCGGCCGCCCGGCTGTTCCGGGGGGCCGGCGACCCGGTGGGTGAGGCCCGGGCGCACACCGGGCTCGGCTCGATCTACGGCGAACTGGGCCGGCTCGACGAATCGATGGCCTACATGGAACAGGCGCTGCGGCTGGGCGGGGACACCGCGGGCCGCAGCATCACCCTGTTCAACGTCGGCATGACGCAGATCCACCTCGGCCGCGTCGCCGAGGCGTCGGCGAGCCTGGACCAGGCGCGAGAGCTGGCCCGGCAGCAGGGCCTGAGACACCTGGAGCTCCGCTGCGTCGGCGCGTTCGGCTTCCGCGACCTGTGGGCGGGCCGGTTGGGGGACGCGCTGCTCACCCTGGGCGAGGCGCTCGACGGGTGGACGGAGCTGCAGTTCTCCGCGGGCGTCACCGAGATCGTGCGCAACGTCGGCACGGTCTGCCTGGAGGCCGGGCGCCTGGACCTCGCCCGTGACCTCGGCACCCGCACCCTGACCTGGGCGCTGGCGGCCAACACCACCTGGCTGGCCACCGGTTCGCACGTGCTGCTCGGCCACGTGGCATTGGCCGAAAACGGGATCGATCCGGCCATGCGGCACTTCGCCCAGGCCCGGACGCTGGCGCGGAGCGGCGGGGCGGGCTACTGGGTGGCCGCGATCAACCGCGGCCTGGCCGCCGGCCACCGCCGGTCCGGGGAACTGGACGAGGCCGCCGGGCTGGCGGCCGAGGGCCTGTCCGAAGCGCTGCCCCGCGATCGTGTCCGGGCGCACCTCGAACTGTCCGCCGTCCGGCTGGCGCAAGGCGACCCGCGGGACGCGATCACGCAGGCCCGCCTCGCCGACGCGCTCGCGGAGGACTACGACTACCGGATCGACCGCGTCCGCGCGCAGCAGGCTGCCGCCACGGCCCATCGGGCGGTGGGTGACTCCGCCACGGCGGGGGAGCTGGAGGAGCGGGCCGCCGCGGTCGCCGCCGCGGTCACCGCCGAGACGGAGCCGGTGCTGCCCGGCATCGTGGCCAGGGTCCCGCCGCTGGACCGCGACTGACGCTCACTGCCTCGTGTGGAGGTACTCCGCGTCGAACAGGGTCCGCGGGATCGTCACCTTCACCACGGAGAACTCGCCGGTCGTGCTGATGTCCGTCACGAGCGGCCCGGTGCCGGTGACCTCGTGGATCCGCCTCGACAGCCAGGCCAGCTCCGCGTCGACGTCGTCGAAGGCGCCCGGACCCGGCGGCTCGAACCCGGCCCAGGACCGGGTCGGGCCGCGTTCCGGGGTGAGGTCCTCAGTGGACACCCGCACCCGCTGGTAGACCGCGGGCAGGTCGTCGCGGCTGCCCGCGATCCCGGTCAGCCTGCTCTGCACCGCCTCGGTCAGCGCGCGGGACAGGGCGACGTACGGGTCGAGGTGGGTGCCCCACCCGCCGCAGGCGACCGGGAAGTCCTGGCTCCACACGCGGGCCGCGAAACACGGCACGCCGAACTGGCTGTCCACCGTCGTGATCCGGACCGTGGCGCCGGCCGTCCGCATCCGGTCGATCAGCGGGGCGCACACGTCGTCGGCGAGGGAGCCGGGTTCGAGGTAGTGCCACGGCGCGCCGCGGGGGATCCGGCTGAGCGCGTCGCGTTCGATGACCTCGTAGATCGCGTGCAGGGTCGCTTCGGCGCGGCTGTTTCCGGAAGCCAGGCCGTTGCTGCTCCACAGGAAGCCGGGCGGGGCCCACGGCCGCACCTGATGCGGCAGGCTCACCACCGGCCAGGGCACCGGGACCGGCCGCCCGCTGTGCGTGTCGAGCGCCTCCACCCAGTCGAGCGGGGTCTGTTCGGTCACCAGCGAACCCGCGCCGGTGACGATGCCGGCGATCTCGTACGGCAGCCCGAGTTCGCGGGCCGGCGTGGCCCGGTGGACGGGGGACAGCGGCACGTTCTCCGCGTGCCACAGCTCGAGCGACTCCATCGCCGCGGAGATCCGGGCCAGCAGCGGGGTGTGGCCCTTGCCCTGCGAGACGGTGAGGCTGCGCGCGAGCGGGCGCACCGCCATCATCACCGGGATCCCCAGCACGTCGAGGCCGGTGACGTCGGCGATCCGGGTGATGCCGTAGCGGGGCAGCAACGGCTCGATCGCGGCCCAGGTGTCTTCCGGGCGCCGGACCCGGTGGGTGCCGGTGAAGAAGACCTTGGCCCCGGCGGTCATCGTCCGCTCCGAGGGGCCAGGAACCGGCTGCGCAGGAAAAACGGCCGCACGGCCTCGACCGCTTCGGCCAGGGTGGCGAACCCGCGGTCGCGGGCCGCCGCCAGCAGCGCCGGCCCGTCGCCGGGGCCGACCCGCCACACGGTCGCGAGGTGGTGGCTGAGCAGGGCGGGCTTGAGCTGGCCGACGTGCTGGTCACTGGCCCACGACGCGACCTCGGCGTTGACCACCTCCGCCTCGGCCACGGCCCGCCGGGCCGCGGGGTCGGCGCCGATGCCGGGCTCGGCCCGGGCGAGGTCGCTGGTCGGGCACCGCGGCCGGTAGGAGCGGACGAGGATCCGTACCAGGGCCTCGGCCGGCGCCAGGCCGGCCGCCTCCGCGGGAGTGAGCCAGTGCCCGGTCTGCCCGGCGGTGAGCGATTCGGGGGTCAGCCCATGCGCGGCGGCGGCGCGCACGGCGAGGGCGGGCAGGTCGTGCTCCGGGCCCGGGCCGGCCACGTGGCCCAGCACGTACCGCTGCCAGCGCGCGGGGAAGTCGTCGAGGTGGATCTGCTGGTAGCGGATGGTGGCGCCCAGCGATGCTTCGATGCCCTCGACCGGCTCGACGGAGAACTCCGTCTGCCATTCGGTGACGAACCAGTTGCGCCAGTCTTCGTTCGCCGCCCAGGCGCCGGGATCGGGGGTCGTGGGCAGCTCGCCGCGGGCGAGCTCGGCCAGCACGTCGAGGGCGTCGGCAGCTTTGACGTCCGCCACGCGGGGGTTTTCGTCCAGGAAGGCCCGCAGCCGGGCGATATCGGCGTTGTGCAGGGCTTCCCAGGTGCGTTCCGTGTAGTGGAGGCTCCGCGCGCGGTCGACGACCGACCGCGCCGCCTCGTCGGTCAGCACCCCGGCCCGCCGGGCCGCCTCGGCCGCGTGCCGGATGACAACCAGCGCGACGGTGAGCTTGCGGTACTCGGGCGCGGGGCCGTGCATGACAGCGACCTCGTCGTCGGCGTCGAGCACCCCGTCCCGGTACATCCCGAAGACCGCGCCGCGGCCGGCCATCCCGTAGCGGTGCAGTTCGGCGGCGCGGATCGCGCCCATGCTGGCGCAGCCCACCACCTGGACCCCGGCCTGCAGCAAGACGAGGATCTCCTTGTGCCGCACCGAGGCGCTGTGGTGGTAGAAGCCGTCGACGAGCACCACCACGTCGCCCGGAACGAAGCCCGGGCGCAGCAGGTCACCGTGCGCGGCCGGCGGGTGGAGTACCGCGTCCGGCAGCACCTCCAGTGCTTCCGGCGCCGCCAGCGTGGGGCCGAGGAAAACGTGCACCGGCATCGCTCACCCGTTCCAGGCCGCGACCGTCAGTTCGCGTCCCGGCCGCCCATGAGCACGACGATCTCCGACCACGGGTCGAACAGCCCGGCCGCCGCCACGTCTTCACGGGCGTCGTTGATCTGCCGGATCACCTCGTCCATCAGTACCCCTCCTCGTTCCACGCGAACACGATCATCGAGCAGCAGATTACTACAGCGGGGCAGGGTGCCGAGGGCTTCTCCGGGATTCGGGAGGCAGGTCCGGCGCTGGGGCTCGTCGACGGTGAACCCGGCCTCGCGCAGCCGGCCGGCGGTAGAGCTGGGCGGTCATCGGTCGCCCGTCCCAGTTCCGCCGGCGCCAGGTCCAGCGGCTGCCGGAGGCCGGCCATCTCGACACGGGCCCGGTCGCCGAGCCGCGGCCGGGCGATCGCGGCCGGAAGCCGGCCCACACCGACCCGCTGGGCGTTTTCGC
This genomic interval carries:
- a CDS encoding amidohydrolase family protein, with the translated sequence MVFGVRGTTLPDREVRTFVVDGDRLREGPCEDLLSDGGWILPGLVDMHTHPGSDGPSDPFEDEKLRRHLELHRDAGVLLVRIPGSTVRIPDWAGADPALPRIHSAGRWLAPPGCFYPGYGREISEDELAVAAVEEAKAAGGWCKIIGDWEPGEPSVPLEVLTAAVAAVHDIGARVAVHCQTAEGGRNAVFAGADSIEHGMHFDVTLLDRMAAQGTALVPTFTTFADIAARAREREPSPLRDWLLAGWEGMPAVVRAAHEAGVTVLAGTDCAPYGNITTEIGWLLRAGLPPEAAVGAASWTAREWLGEPGLTDGAPADLVVYAEDPTVAPEVLTDPKRIILCGRVVR
- a CDS encoding DUF4360 domain-containing protein; protein product: MLTTMTVALLALSSVAAPHSWPINPPPDKIIIDVATVNGTGCPPNSAAVAVSPDNTAFTITYSQYTAQVGVGAHPTDFRKNCQIDLRVHVPQGFTYGIAAADYRGFAHVEAGASGLERANYYFQGNSPTQYESHPISGFFDDDWQFSDSTDVSAIVYKPCGEERNLNVNTELRAYAGTSDPASTTSFVTMDSTDGSVKTIYHFAWKTCP
- a CDS encoding YcaO-like family protein: MTAGAKVFFTGTHRVRRPEDTWAAIEPLLPRYGITRIADVTGLDVLGIPVMMAVRPLARSLTVSQGKGHTPLLARISAAMESLELWHAENVPLSPVHRATPARELGLPYEIAGIVTGAGSLVTEQTPLDWVEALDTHSGRPVPVPWPVVSLPHQVRPWAPPGFLWSSNGLASGNSRAEATLHAIYEVIERDALSRIPRGAPWHYLEPGSLADDVCAPLIDRMRTAGATVRITTVDSQFGVPCFAARVWSQDFPVACGGWGTHLDPYVALSRALTEAVQSRLTGIAGSRDDLPAVYQRVRVSTEDLTPERGPTRSWAGFEPPGPGAFDDVDAELAWLSRRIHEVTGTGPLVTDISTTGEFSVVKVTIPRTLFDAEYLHTRQ
- a CDS encoding TfuA-like protein → MPVHVFLGPTLAAPEALEVLPDAVLHPPAAHGDLLRPGFVPGDVVVLVDGFYHHSASVRHKEILVLLQAGVQVVGCASMGAIRAAELHRYGMAGRGAVFGMYRDGVLDADDEVAVMHGPAPEYRKLTVALVVIRHAAEAARRAGVLTDEAARSVVDRARSLHYTERTWEALHNADIARLRAFLDENPRVADVKAADALDVLAELARGELPTTPDPGAWAANEDWRNWFVTEWQTEFSVEPVEGIEASLGATIRYQQIHLDDFPARWQRYVLGHVAGPGPEHDLPALAVRAAAAHGLTPESLTAGQTGHWLTPAEAAGLAPAEALVRILVRSYRPRCPTSDLARAEPGIGADPAARRAVAEAEVVNAEVASWASDQHVGQLKPALLSHHLATVWRVGPGDGPALLAAARDRGFATLAEAVEAVRPFFLRSRFLAPRSGR
- a CDS encoding AfsR/SARP family transcriptional regulator produces the protein MTEGQAPEFGVLGPLSAVAGGRPVQLGSAKTRITLASLLLRANHVVSVEELIDRLWNGEPPKGARNAAQAYVMRLRNVLGEAGGLIRTQPAGYLLAATPGMLDLGRFHTRVAAAARARAAADPAGEARELRAALALWRGVPLADVPSEVIQAQEVTRLAEERLKSWERLVDVELELGRHTELIGELYTLTEENPLRERFWGQLMLALYRSGRPGDALGVYRKVTALLRDELGIDPGEPLRQLHQRILLSDRAPAAPAPAAAWTAPFQLPADVADFVGRDGLLDRIRELVVRPAGNRLAVPIVLLAGPPGIGKTALGVHAGHGLRAEFPDGVLHVNLRGYATSPPLAATDALARFLRALGVVPDRIPHEVDEQSTLLRSLLSGRRVLMVLDNAASPEHVRPLLPSDPSCAVLITSRDELRGLVALDGARRLPVGVVSAAEGRAMVANIVGAERVAAEPVAADALGAACGYLPLGLRIASTNLADSASRSIAEYVERLRPGAKLDAMEIEGDEQAAVRLAFDLSYSTVKPALSQFFRMVGGIPGPDFDHLAAAAVAEKDPDEAQRMLDRLATTNLIGTAGPGRFHFHDLIKEFAAERAREQDPARDREAALTRLFAWYRQRTYAACRLLYPDAHLLGSAEPEGPPWPDSATALEWLETEAENLVALVCAQPAGAPVWELAYALLSYLQRGRQDSLWQSAFTGGLAAAERAGDRLGQAAVHRAIGRMWFHHADYAEAEAHMKAAARLFRGAGDPVGEARAHTGLGSIYGELGRLDESMAYMEQALRLGGDTAGRSITLFNVGMTQIHLGRVAEASASLDQARELARQQGLRHLELRCVGAFGFRDLWAGRLGDALLTLGEALDGWTELQFSAGVTEIVRNVGTVCLEAGRLDLARDLGTRTLTWALAANTTWLATGSHVLLGHVALAENGIDPAMRHFAQARTLARSGGAGYWVAAINRGLAAGHRRSGELDEAAGLAAEGLSEALPRDRVRAHLELSAVRLAQGDPRDAITQARLADALAEDYDYRIDRVRAQQAAATAHRAVGDSATAGELEERAAAVAAAVTAETEPVLPGIVARVPPLDRD